Proteins from a single region of Abyssalbus ytuae:
- a CDS encoding leucine-rich repeat domain-containing protein, with amino-acid sequence MGNIREALKRIDIVIKEKGEKLDLSYLDLTTEDFNLLFPVIIKYLPDIKELDISCTMISELPPGISELTSLEKLDVTSNPISEFPPGICNLTNLRVLIMEMNSLTKLPPQIENLINLEEFRVAHNHIEELPPEISKLTRLKALDVSGNPISEFPPGICNLTDLRELIMQNNNLTELPPQIGNLISLEEFRIANNHIEELPPQIGNLINLKRFFAYNNKLKSINREDLEKLEDLENIDLTGNPLDDETRSWLGGEFREMVESNRMKPDEYKENLQRLYQENAQDKIDWIEGLKGKNFVVREVDKNVKVPGIYVLSHFLNNSPRDMGKFQPFYDKALKYCMDEIYNAPDEVSQNILIQTIAVSLGNCSTPVRDFLTRKVISISQKAPGLFDPEIVDLLITREALKKEVWKQKIIQFGSKAEGVEIMEGLLNSLFIEGAEKRSLIKIKGKIKIKGKIKGEEQYFPSVSANEPFAFSQVKKEDIVPFAKICCKTDKGGEPLVDKDGYYELDFVRIKAIKEKFMAENLLIFSEVEEYIAKFNNDFNKELKENYADLFSLDLNENELKSLNIENRSEELRILFRKAGSGESRETVYNKYFKKIIEEINQIAENHKEEINKKAPTQEELKNICVPLNSLKGKNLTGKKKSSFKKSKGIKRP; translated from the coding sequence ATGGGAAACATAAGAGAAGCCCTGAAAAGAATAGACATAGTTATTAAAGAAAAAGGAGAAAAACTGGATTTATCCTATCTTGATTTAACAACTGAGGATTTCAATTTGTTATTCCCTGTTATTATAAAATACTTACCAGATATTAAGGAGCTTGATATATCTTGTACTATGATTTCAGAATTACCTCCCGGGATAAGTGAGTTAACTAGCCTCGAGAAGCTTGATGTAACTAGCAATCCGATTTCGGAATTCCCTCCCGGAATATGTAATTTAACTAACCTCCGGGTGCTTATTATGGAAATGAATAGCTTAACCAAACTACCCCCCCAAATAGAAAATTTAATTAACCTGGAAGAATTTAGAGTGGCACATAATCATATTGAGGAACTCCCTCCCGAAATAAGTAAATTAACCAGGCTCAAGGCACTTGATGTGTCTGGCAATCCAATTTCGGAATTCCCTCCCGGAATATGTAATTTAACTGACCTCCGGGAGCTTATTATGCAAAACAACAACTTAACCGAACTACCCCCCCAAATAGGGAATTTAATTAGCCTGGAAGAATTTAGAATAGCAAATAATCATATTGAGGAATTGCCCCCTCAAATAGGAAATTTAATCAACCTTAAGAGGTTTTTCGCGTATAATAACAAGCTTAAAAGTATAAACAGGGAAGATTTAGAGAAGCTTGAAGACCTTGAGAATATTGATTTGACGGGGAATCCTTTAGACGATGAAACCAGAAGTTGGTTAGGAGGTGAGTTTAGGGAAATGGTGGAATCAAATAGGATGAAACCAGATGAGTACAAAGAAAATTTACAAAGACTATATCAGGAAAACGCTCAGGATAAGATTGACTGGATAGAAGGATTGAAAGGAAAAAACTTTGTAGTAAGAGAGGTGGACAAAAATGTTAAAGTACCTGGCATATATGTGTTGTCCCATTTTTTAAATAATTCCCCCCGGGATATGGGAAAATTTCAACCCTTTTATGACAAAGCATTAAAGTACTGCATGGATGAAATTTACAATGCCCCTGATGAGGTTTCCCAAAACATTCTTATACAAACAATAGCTGTCTCTTTGGGTAATTGTTCGACACCTGTGCGTGATTTCTTAACAAGAAAAGTGATAAGTATTTCACAGAAAGCCCCCGGCTTATTTGACCCTGAAATTGTAGACTTGCTTATAACAAGGGAAGCCCTGAAAAAAGAAGTATGGAAACAGAAAATCATTCAATTTGGCTCAAAGGCAGAAGGAGTTGAAATAATGGAGGGCTTGCTTAATAGTTTGTTTATAGAAGGAGCAGAGAAGCGTTCTTTGATAAAGATAAAAGGAAAAATAAAAATAAAAGGGAAAATAAAAGGAGAAGAACAATATTTTCCATCCGTATCGGCCAATGAGCCTTTTGCTTTTAGTCAAGTGAAAAAAGAAGATATAGTACCTTTTGCTAAGATATGCTGTAAAACAGATAAAGGCGGAGAACCTCTGGTAGATAAAGACGGATATTATGAATTAGACTTTGTCAGGATTAAGGCTATAAAGGAAAAATTTATGGCTGAAAACTTACTGATTTTCTCCGAAGTAGAAGAATATATAGCAAAGTTCAATAATGATTTTAACAAGGAATTAAAAGAAAACTATGCAGACCTTTTCTCGTTGGATTTGAATGAAAATGAATTGAAATCATTAAATATAGAAAACCGGTCGGAAGAGTTAAGGATTCTTTTTAGAAAGGCAGGTTCTGGAGAATCCCGGGAAACGGTTTATAATAAATATTTTAAAAAAATAATAGAGGAGATTAATCAAATAGCAGAAAATCATAAAGAAGAGATTAATAAAAAAGCCCCCACACAAGAAGAGTTAAAGAATATATGCGTACCTCTAAACTCTTTAAAAGGAAAGAACCTTACAGGTAAAAAGAAAAGTTCATTTAAAAAAAGCAAAGGGATTAAAAGGCCGTAA
- a CDS encoding leucine-rich repeat domain-containing protein: protein MGNIAEARKRINEVIKEKGEELDSSSLGLKTKELNRLFPLIIKMLPDIKRLNLSDNEITVLPRGIGNLTGLLELDVSGNKLTGLPVEIGNLVNLRYLDLHNNRIVGLPVEIGKLTSLKNFYLHYTPSGIRKMKKVMGSGSGSYALSSETMNWLQYTLKGRVSARAKSKVQNSKKVIKKLYKEKAEEMISKIDGLKGNKAYRLKRKKFGTIKGSSEKTVPAQQVLSEFLARSPHDMGGLQTVYDIVLKYSLDEIFNAPDEASKKTLLQVMANSLDDSSSTDPVRSFLTRKAIGLSRGKPEIFTSGLITRLIEREALEKEVRRVLNISANETERQMSGFSGRKYLKEAEAIPVKKKKKKKGKRPKKSSGSENPDFAFQKEAENEWIEPLAKTCCKTDKDGEPLVDKDGYYELDPGKLENIKNKYKTETLLAYSDTEKYVEKSRGRINKDLEGKKQNNNLWLKAFGRK from the coding sequence ATGGGAAATATAGCAGAAGCAAGAAAAAGAATAAACGAAGTTATTAAAGAAAAAGGAGAAGAACTGGATTCATCTTCTCTTGGTTTAAAAACTAAAGAGTTAAACAGGTTATTCCCCCTTATTATTAAGATGTTGCCTGATATTAAAAGACTTAATTTATCAGACAACGAAATTACCGTATTACCCAGGGGAATAGGGAATTTAACCGGTCTCCTGGAGCTTGATGTATCAGGGAATAAACTTACTGGGTTACCTGTAGAAATAGGAAATTTAGTCAATCTCCGGTATTTGGATTTACACAATAACAGGATTGTTGGTTTACCTGTGGAAATAGGAAAATTAACTAGTCTTAAAAACTTTTATTTACACTATACCCCTTCGGGTATCAGGAAGATGAAAAAGGTGATGGGCTCTGGTTCAGGAAGTTATGCTTTGTCCTCCGAAACCATGAACTGGTTACAGTATACTTTAAAAGGACGTGTAAGTGCACGTGCCAAAAGCAAAGTACAGAATTCTAAAAAAGTTATAAAAAAGCTCTATAAAGAAAAGGCTGAAGAGATGATAAGCAAGATAGACGGGTTAAAAGGAAATAAAGCATACAGGTTAAAAAGAAAGAAATTTGGAACAATAAAAGGAAGTAGTGAAAAAACAGTGCCCGCGCAACAAGTTTTGTCTGAATTTTTAGCCAGGTCACCCCACGACATGGGAGGCCTTCAAACGGTCTATGATATTGTCTTAAAATACTCCCTGGACGAAATTTTTAACGCTCCTGATGAAGCTTCTAAAAAAACCCTTCTACAGGTAATGGCCAACTCCCTGGATGATAGTAGTAGTACTGACCCTGTGCGTAGCTTTCTGACAAGAAAAGCCATAGGGCTTTCAAGAGGAAAACCGGAGATATTTACCTCCGGATTAATAACCCGGCTTATAGAAAGGGAAGCCCTGGAAAAAGAAGTAAGGCGTGTGCTAAATATTTCTGCTAATGAAACTGAAAGGCAAATGAGTGGATTCTCAGGCCGTAAATATTTGAAGGAGGCGGAAGCAATACCTGTCAAGAAAAAGAAAAAGAAAAAAGGGAAAAGGCCCAAGAAGTCTTCCGGGTCAGAGAATCCTGATTTTGCTTTTCAGAAGGAGGCAGAAAACGAGTGGATTGAACCTCTTGCCAAAACCTGCTGTAAAACAGATAAAGACGGAGAACCTCTGGTAGATAAAGACGGATATTATGAATTAGACCCTGGTAAACTTGAAAATATTAAAAATAAATATAAAACCGAAACCTTATTAGCGTATTCCGATACAGAAAAATATGTGGAAAAATCCAGGGGACGGATCAATAAAGATTTAGAAGGAAAGAAGCAAAATAATAACCTTTGGCTTAAAGCATTTGGCAGAAAATAG
- a CDS encoding TraR/DksA family transcriptional regulator — MNTDVKIRYSDKELEEFRVLIEEKIDKAKKDLELIKSSYMNDGNNGTDDTSPTFKAFEEGSETMSKEANTALAIRQEKFIRDLKNALVRIENKTYGVCRVTGKLINKERLKLVPHATLSIEAKNMQA, encoded by the coding sequence ATGAATACAGATGTTAAAATTAGGTATTCTGACAAAGAGCTTGAAGAGTTTAGAGTATTAATTGAAGAGAAAATTGATAAAGCAAAAAAAGATTTAGAACTTATTAAAAGTTCCTATATGAACGATGGTAATAATGGAACAGATGATACTTCACCTACTTTTAAAGCTTTTGAAGAAGGGTCAGAAACAATGAGTAAAGAAGCAAATACTGCTTTAGCTATAAGGCAGGAAAAGTTTATTAGAGACCTTAAAAACGCCTTAGTGCGTATTGAAAACAAAACCTATGGTGTGTGCAGGGTTACAGGTAAATTAATTAATAAAGAAAGATTAAAATTAGTACCTCATGCAACCCTGAGCATTGAAGCCAAAAACATGCAGGCTTAA
- the ileS gene encoding isoleucine--tRNA ligase yields the protein MKFKEYKGLNLPKVAEEILNYWEENEIFEKSVTSREGKEPFVFFEGPPSANGLPGIHHVMARAIKDIFCRYKTQKGYQVKRKAGWDTHGLPVELGVEKELGITKEDIGKKISVEEYNEACKKAVMRYTGIWNDLTLKMGYWVDMDDPYITYKPKYMESVWWLLKQIYDKGLLYKGYTIQPYSPKAGTGLSSHELNQPGCYRDVTDTTVVAQFKTVSETLPEFLKGYGSVDILAWTTTPWTLPSNTALTVGAKIDYVLVKTYNQYTYEPVNVVLAKSLVSKQFAGKFIQAENEEELLNYKKEDKKIPYKILTECKGSDLTGIRYEQLLPYALPYENPENAFRVIAGDFVTTEDGTGIVHTAPTFGADDAKVAKEAVPEVPPMLVKDTNDNLVPLVDLQGRFRDDLPEIGGKYVKNEYYDEGEAPERSVDVEIAIKLKEENKAFKVEKYVHSYPHCWRTDKPVLYYPLDSWFIKVTEVKDRMYELNKTINWKPKATGEGRFGNWLQNANDWNLSRSRYWGIPLPVWRTDDGKEELIIGSVKELKEEIAKAVKAGVLKTDVFADFVIGDISEENYDKIDLHKNVVDEIILVSPSGRPMKREADLIDVWFDSGSMPYAQWHYPFENKELIDQGYMYPADYIAEGVDQTRGWFYTLHAIGTLVFDSVAYKNVVSNGLVLDKNGQKMSKRLGNAVDPFTTLNEYGPDATRWYMISNANPWDNLKFDIEGIAEVRRKFFGTLYNTYSFFSLYANIDNFDYSEADIPLNQRAEIDRWILSELHTLIKKVDEAYADYEPTRAARAISDFVQENLSNWFVRLSRRRFWKGDYGQDKISAYQTLYTCLVTVAKLASPVAPFYMDSLYKDLIAATKKEQFESVHLADFPVYNAEYVNKELESKMEKAQIISSLVLSLRKKEMIKVRQPLQKIMIPVLDETQKNEILAVADLIKSEVNVKEIELLDDASGVLVKQIKPNFKILGPRFGKDMKLIASEIQKFDQEEIAEIEKTGQITVEINGKSITLNADEVEISSQDIEGWLVANSGAITVALDVTITNDLKKEGVARELVNRIQNLRKDSGFEVTDKIDVKLQKDGFVEQAVASNIDYIKTETLTADLNFEDHVDNGMEVAFDEVKTRLFIQKH from the coding sequence ATGAAGTTTAAAGAATACAAAGGGCTGAATTTACCCAAAGTCGCAGAAGAAATCTTAAATTACTGGGAAGAAAATGAGATTTTTGAAAAAAGTGTAACCTCACGGGAAGGAAAAGAACCATTTGTTTTTTTTGAAGGCCCCCCTTCGGCAAACGGATTGCCGGGTATTCACCATGTTATGGCACGTGCCATAAAAGATATATTTTGTCGTTATAAAACCCAAAAGGGATACCAGGTAAAACGTAAAGCAGGTTGGGATACCCATGGATTACCTGTAGAACTGGGAGTAGAAAAAGAACTGGGCATCACCAAAGAAGATATCGGAAAGAAAATATCGGTAGAAGAATACAACGAAGCATGCAAAAAAGCTGTAATGCGGTATACCGGTATATGGAATGACCTTACACTCAAAATGGGCTATTGGGTAGATATGGATGATCCGTACATTACCTATAAGCCTAAATACATGGAAAGCGTATGGTGGTTGCTAAAGCAGATTTATGATAAAGGACTGCTTTATAAAGGCTATACCATCCAGCCATATTCCCCGAAAGCGGGAACAGGTTTAAGCTCCCATGAACTTAATCAGCCGGGATGTTACAGGGATGTGACCGATACCACAGTGGTGGCACAGTTTAAAACTGTTAGCGAAACACTTCCCGAATTTTTAAAAGGATATGGCAGCGTTGACATACTTGCATGGACAACCACTCCTTGGACATTACCTTCAAATACGGCATTAACCGTAGGTGCGAAAATTGATTATGTGCTGGTAAAAACCTATAATCAATATACCTATGAACCCGTAAATGTTGTTTTGGCAAAATCACTGGTCTCAAAACAATTTGCGGGAAAATTTATTCAGGCCGAAAATGAAGAAGAGCTTTTAAATTATAAAAAGGAAGATAAAAAAATCCCCTATAAAATTTTAACCGAATGTAAAGGCAGTGACTTAACAGGAATCCGTTATGAACAGCTTTTACCTTATGCATTGCCATATGAAAACCCTGAAAATGCATTCAGGGTGATTGCAGGCGATTTTGTTACTACAGAAGACGGTACCGGTATTGTGCATACCGCTCCTACATTTGGTGCCGATGACGCCAAAGTAGCAAAAGAAGCAGTGCCGGAAGTGCCACCTATGCTGGTAAAAGACACCAATGATAATCTTGTTCCTTTGGTGGATCTGCAGGGAAGGTTCCGTGACGATTTGCCCGAAATAGGAGGAAAATATGTTAAAAACGAATATTACGATGAAGGTGAAGCACCGGAGCGGTCAGTAGATGTGGAAATTGCCATCAAATTAAAAGAAGAAAATAAAGCCTTTAAAGTTGAAAAATACGTTCACAGTTATCCCCATTGCTGGCGTACTGATAAACCTGTACTTTACTATCCTTTAGACTCCTGGTTTATAAAAGTAACCGAAGTAAAGGACAGAATGTACGAACTCAATAAAACCATTAACTGGAAACCCAAAGCAACAGGAGAAGGACGCTTTGGCAACTGGTTGCAAAATGCCAACGACTGGAACCTTTCTCGTTCAAGATATTGGGGCATACCGCTTCCTGTCTGGCGTACAGATGACGGAAAAGAAGAATTAATAATCGGGTCAGTTAAAGAGCTTAAAGAAGAAATAGCAAAAGCCGTAAAAGCAGGGGTTTTAAAAACCGATGTTTTTGCTGATTTTGTAATAGGGGACATCAGTGAAGAAAACTATGATAAAATAGACCTTCACAAAAATGTAGTGGATGAAATTATTTTGGTTTCTCCTTCAGGCAGACCCATGAAACGGGAAGCCGATTTAATAGATGTTTGGTTTGATTCCGGTTCTATGCCGTATGCACAATGGCATTATCCTTTTGAAAATAAAGAGTTGATAGACCAGGGATATATGTATCCGGCCGACTATATAGCCGAAGGGGTAGACCAGACCCGTGGCTGGTTCTATACCTTACATGCCATAGGTACCCTGGTATTTGATTCTGTTGCATATAAAAATGTGGTGTCCAACGGATTGGTACTCGATAAAAACGGCCAGAAAATGTCAAAAAGACTGGGCAATGCGGTCGATCCGTTTACCACTTTAAATGAATATGGGCCCGATGCCACCCGGTGGTATATGATTAGTAATGCAAATCCGTGGGATAATTTAAAATTTGATATAGAAGGAATCGCAGAAGTAAGAAGAAAATTCTTCGGAACATTATACAATACTTATTCTTTTTTCAGCCTCTATGCCAATATTGACAATTTTGATTATTCCGAAGCAGATATTCCGTTAAACCAAAGAGCAGAAATTGACCGTTGGATTTTGTCAGAACTCCACACTTTAATTAAAAAAGTAGATGAAGCTTACGCCGATTATGAACCCACAAGGGCAGCCCGGGCAATTTCGGATTTTGTTCAGGAAAACCTGAGCAACTGGTTTGTACGATTAAGCAGAAGGCGTTTTTGGAAAGGCGACTATGGTCAGGATAAGATTTCGGCATATCAAACGTTATACACTTGTTTAGTTACTGTAGCTAAACTGGCATCACCCGTGGCGCCGTTTTATATGGACAGCCTTTATAAAGATTTAATTGCTGCGACCAAAAAAGAACAATTTGAAAGTGTTCATCTTGCTGATTTTCCGGTTTATAATGCGGAATATGTAAATAAAGAACTGGAAAGCAAAATGGAAAAAGCACAGATAATATCATCATTAGTGTTGTCATTGCGCAAAAAAGAAATGATAAAAGTTAGGCAACCCTTACAAAAAATCATGATTCCTGTGCTGGATGAAACTCAAAAAAATGAAATTTTAGCTGTGGCCGATCTTATAAAATCGGAAGTGAATGTAAAGGAAATTGAACTGTTGGATGACGCTTCCGGGGTACTGGTAAAACAAATTAAGCCTAATTTTAAAATTTTAGGCCCACGTTTCGGAAAAGATATGAAACTGATTGCCAGTGAGATACAAAAATTTGACCAGGAAGAAATTGCAGAAATAGAAAAAACGGGACAAATCACCGTTGAAATTAACGGAAAAAGTATTACATTGAATGCCGATGAAGTGGAAATTTCATCACAGGATATAGAAGGTTGGTTAGTAGCCAACTCGGGAGCAATAACAGTAGCCCTGGATGTTACCATTACAAACGACCTTAAAAAAGAGGGAGTAGCCAGAGAACTGGTAAACAGGATTCAGAATTTAAGAAAAGATTCAGGATTTGAGGTAACAGACAAAATAGATGTGAAGCTTCAAAAAGATGGGTTTGTAGAACAAGCAGTGGCAAGTAATATTGATTATATTAAAACTGAAACCCTTACAGCAGACCTCAATTTTGAAGATCATGTAGATAATGGTATGGAAGTTGCTTTTGATGAGGTGAAAACCAGATTGTTTATTCAAAAACACTAA